Sequence from the Methanococcoides methylutens genome:
CTCTGTATGCATTATTTGCTTCCCAGAACTCGTGAACCTTCATTTCGATCTCATTAGCATTGTACTGATCAGTAACTTCTTTTATCATGCTGGTGGCCTCCCGGATAGGTCCAGTTTCTTGGCTACGTTATAGATACCATCCTAATGCAGTAACCAATTTAAATATTATTGTATGATGCTGCCACAATGAAAATTAAAACAAAAAGTGTGTGCGCACAGATCGTGTGCGCACAGATCGTGTGCGTTTAAATCTCGATAAGGAAGTGGTAAGTTCCTCTTACTCAAAGAAGAACTTCTCTTCTCCCAAAGCGGGTTCAAGATCTGTAAGCCATGAAGCTGTAGGGGAATATTTTGCAAAGAATGGCTTGCGTACCCATTTACTTTCCCGTCCCTGCAGGAACTCCAGAAGGAATACTTTTTCATCGTTAATTTCCTGAACACCGAGAATATTGATCTTTCCGGGGTCAGTGGACATGCTTGGTCCGCGAACAGTTCTTGCAAGCCCGCTGACGTTCTGGTATGCGTTCTGGAAGATCTCCCAAGCTCTTGTCATAGGTACGTCGAAATAATGTTTTGCACCCGTATTCCTCACCATGAACATATAATACGGTATGCAGCCCAGGCGAACTTGCTCGCTCCACATCTGTTCCCATAGTGCAGGATCATCATTTATATGTGCTATCAGAGGTGATTGGGTTCGTATCTGTGTACCTGTTGCACGGATGTTCTGTATCGCTTTCTTTACAGTATCAGTGGTAAGTTCCCTGGGGTGGTTGAAGTGGGCCATAAGTGCCATGTGCTTTTTGTGTTCTGTAACATTGCTGAAAAGGGATAGGATGTCTTCGCTATCCTTATCAGAAACAAAACGCTGGGGCCAGTAACTTAATGATTTGGTGCCTATCCTTATGTTCTCAATGCTGCGAATATCGGCTTCAAGGATCGGTTCAATGTATTTTTTGAGAAGGCCTGCACTCATGGTCATAGGGTCTCCGCCGGTGAAAAGTACATCCTTGATCTCCGGATGTTCCTGCAGGTATGATATTAGTAGTTCGATCTCACGACTGGCAAATTTCAGGTCATCCATGCCGATGAATTGAGCCCACCTGAAACAGAAAGTACAGAATGCATGGCAGGTCTGGCCCTGTGCAGGGAAAAATAGGATCGTTTCATCGTATTTGTGCTGCATTCCACTGATTATCTTTCCATCATGTTCCGGAACGTTCTTCTCCAGTTGTCCTGCAGGGTGGGGATTCATGCTAAGGCGTATTTTCTGAATCTCACTTTGTATATCTTCTTCCGGCGCATCATTTCTTAAAAGAGTTGCCATTTTTTCATAATGCTGTGGAAGAAGCATATCCCTGTTTGGGAATGTCAGTGTAAACATCGGATCATTTGGTACATCATCCCAGTTGATAAGTTCCTCTACCACATAATTATTAACACGGAATGGAAGTATCCGTGCAGCAATTTCTATCTCTTCCAGATGTTGCTGGCTTAGATCCTGTATCTGGGGAATGTCTTTGTAATTCGAAAGGGTATATGCAGAATACTTCTTTCTCTCAGCATCACTTATGCTATGGCCTCCATAATTCGTTTTTTAGAAAACAGTAAAGTTGAACGGTTATAATGTAGTTATTATGATATATCTCTATTGAGTTTTTTAGTTAATGCTAATTGCAGTGAAGTAATTGTAATATAGTATATGTATCATTCGACCACTTGTGCTAAACATTTTCGATCTCTAATGTTTCTTGTTGATTGTAGCAGTTCAGGTATTTCAATCATATAATATAAGCGATGGTTCTTTTTTGTCATGATCGAAAGGAATTGGAAGATTACCTTAAATTATGATCTCGATTCATTACTTGTTCCTTTCGATAGCGACTGCGCGAAACGTTTAAGGGTAAATGATGCTTAATGTGTTGCAAGCTAATATTTTCTTATCAAAGGTGGTAAGTTGAAAATAAAGTCCAGAGTTCAACTACGAAAATCTGCAAAGAACAAATTGTTGACTTCCCTTAGGTCCTCCTTTGGCGATGTCATTGACAAGATTGAAGAGCGAAAATTAGAAAGTGCTACGGCTGACTGGTTTAAGATCATAATAGTGGATGGGGATATCCTTTTCTTCCAGGAAGGGGAGGGTGATCCTTTCCCAACTGTCAGGGGTGTACTGGAGCTTGGGCTTGATTGCTGTAAAGTGACAGTGGATTCCGGAGCAGTGAAGTTCGTTGTCAACGGTGCAGATATAATGTGTCCGGGTATCGTAAGTGCTGATCCTGAAATTGCGGCGAATGACCTTGTTATTATCACCGAAGAGGCTCATGGCAAACCGCTTGCTATTGGTCGTGCACTGGTACCTGCAAGCGAGATGGTCGGAAAGTCCGGAAAGGCAGTAAAATCCATTCATCATGTCGGGGACGACCTGTG
This genomic interval carries:
- a CDS encoding KamA family radical SAM protein, which encodes MVEELINWDDVPNDPMFTLTFPNRDMLLPQHYEKMATLLRNDAPEEDIQSEIQKIRLSMNPHPAGQLEKNVPEHDGKIISGMQHKYDETILFFPAQGQTCHAFCTFCFRWAQFIGMDDLKFASREIELLISYLQEHPEIKDVLFTGGDPMTMSAGLLKKYIEPILEADIRSIENIRIGTKSLSYWPQRFVSDKDSEDILSLFSNVTEHKKHMALMAHFNHPRELTTDTVKKAIQNIRATGTQIRTQSPLIAHINDDPALWEQMWSEQVRLGCIPYYMFMVRNTGAKHYFDVPMTRAWEIFQNAYQNVSGLARTVRGPSMSTDPGKINILGVQEINDEKVFLLEFLQGRESKWVRKPFFAKYSPTASWLTDLEPALGEEKFFFE
- a CDS encoding RNA-binding protein: MKIKSRVQLRKSAKNKLLTSLRSSFGDVIDKIEERKLESATADWFKIIIVDGDILFFQEGEGDPFPTVRGVLELGLDCCKVTVDSGAVKFVVNGADIMCPGIVSADPEIAANDLVIITEEAHGKPLAIGRALVPASEMVGKSGKAVKSIHHVGDDLWNLEA